One stretch of Pirellulales bacterium DNA includes these proteins:
- a CDS encoding enoyl-ACP reductase: MGLFEGKKGLILGVANDHSIAWAIAQEIMAGGGLCGFSHLPDRPDDERQRNRRRVAMLTDPQPSARFLLPMDVAKDEDIRAVVAKAREEFGQLDFLLHAIAFASLDDMKRDTVETSRDGFKMAMEISAFSLIAVANAAKEIMSPRSAVLTMTYFGGEKAVPGYNVMGICKAALDATVRYLAYDLGPRGVRVNAVSAGPVRTLAGRGAGVDEMLPFYEKVAPLGRNVTHEEVGRTGAFMLSDMSDGITGEILHVDCGYNIMGSPGRLLDEMKKR, from the coding sequence ATGGGCCTGTTCGAAGGGAAGAAGGGATTGATTCTTGGAGTGGCCAACGATCATTCAATCGCTTGGGCGATTGCCCAGGAGATCATGGCCGGCGGCGGGCTCTGCGGCTTTTCGCATTTGCCCGATCGGCCGGATGATGAGCGGCAGCGGAATCGCCGCCGCGTGGCAATGCTTACCGATCCGCAGCCGAGCGCAAGATTTCTGCTGCCGATGGATGTTGCCAAGGACGAAGATATTCGGGCAGTCGTCGCCAAGGCCAGGGAGGAATTTGGTCAGCTCGATTTCCTGCTCCATGCGATCGCCTTTGCCTCGCTCGACGACATGAAGCGCGACACCGTCGAGACCAGCCGCGATGGCTTCAAGATGGCGATGGAGATCAGCGCGTTCAGCCTGATCGCGGTCGCAAATGCAGCTAAGGAAATCATGTCACCGCGAAGCGCCGTGCTGACGATGACGTACTTCGGCGGCGAGAAGGCGGTGCCGGGCTACAACGTGATGGGGATTTGCAAGGCAGCCCTCGATGCGACCGTGCGTTATCTGGCCTATGATCTCGGCCCGCGCGGAGTGCGCGTGAACGCCGTGAGCGCCGGGCCAGTCCGCACGCTCGCCGGTCGCGGGGCGGGAGTCGACGAGATGCTCCCGTTCTACGAAAAGGTCGCGCCGCTTGGCCGGAACGTCACGCACGAAGAGGTTGGCCGGACCGGCGCCTTCATGCTCTCCGACATGTCCGACGGGATCACCGGCGAGATTCTGCACGTCGATTGCGGCTACAACATCATGGGCTCGCCGGGGCGATTGCTCGACGAGATGAAGAAGAGGTAG